A region of the Desertifilum tharense IPPAS B-1220 genome:
ACCCAACCCGTTAGGCTGGCTCAAGGTCAAGGGATTATTGTGCAGCGCGATGGCCGCTTTAGTCCGGTGCGCCAGATGCCCCAAACCAGCTACGACGAGATTCTCACAGGGCCGCTAGTAGAGGGGTTTGATGCAGATTTACCCAACCTAGCACGCCTCAGACAAGCCTATGAAACGCTCTTTCCGGGTGCAGTCTTCCCCCTAGCGCCGCGAGAAAATCGCCAGGGATGGGATACGCGCTTGCAGATGGCGAGAATGGCAGATTTTGGACAAGAGGCGACTGGTATTCGCTTGCAATTGGAGGTTTTTGATAAACCCCTGACGCGTTATGCCAATGCGGTGTATCAACTGTATGCTCGCCAGGATCGGCAATGGGTGCAAGTTTACAGCAACCGGGGGGCAAGGTTGATTCCCAATGCATCGGGCGGGGTGACGCTTCCCCCTGAAGATGTGGCTTTTAGCCAGATGTGGTTAGGTCGTTTGGGTAGAGAGGTTCGCCTATCGGATTTAGAGCTACAGGGGGTGGTTCTCCTGCGCTACGATTTGCCTAATGGCGATCGCGATTTAAAGTTGGAATTAGCAACGACCCAGTTTTATTCTGAACTTCCCTTAGCAACGCAATTCTAAAGCGATCATGCACAATTTTTGGCGCGTTCAATCCTGGTTTTCGGCTAAGGGTGCATCTACTCGTTCTCCTTTACCTTGGATTCATTTAACCCCGTTGCAAGTGGGCGTGCTGCTGACTGGGGTGTGGGCAATCTTAGGGGCGATCGCAACTATTCAAGACCGTCCCGTACAATTGCTAGAGCGCAATCTCCAATTAGTCTTTTTTCAGTTGCGCGGCCCGGTTGCGCCGCCAGAGGAGATGATTATTTTAGCGATCGATCGCGAATCCTTGGCGAGGGGGGAGCAAGTCGATCCGCAGGCGGAACCGGAACTGGCACCTTTGCAGACTTGGCCGTGGGAACGTCAGGTCTATGCTACGATTATCGATCGCTTGATGCAGGCCGGGGCGAAGGCTGTAGCGCTCGATTTGGTTTTCGATCTGCCCAGCAGTTATGGCCCAGAAGACGATCGCGCTTTGCAAGCTATTCTACAAAAGTATCCCGGCAAGGTGGCGATCGCCGCTTTGTATGAAGATACCATTACCCCAGAAGGACAACTCACCCAACTGCTGAAACCGTTACCGGAATTCGCCACCCCGACAACGCCAGTAGGGTTTATTAACTATATTCCAGCAACCGATAATCGAATTCGCGCTTTGGCGAGAACCTATAAGCAACAGTTAAGTAATTTAGTCGGAGTGGAAACGCTGCCTTCCTTTGCAGAAGCGACTCTCAGCGCCGCCGGGGTTGCCTATCCCGAACCGCGCGGAACGGAAATTTATTTTTATGGCCCCAATCAAACATTTCCCACAATTCCCATTGTCCGGGTGCTAGAAACAGATAATTGGGAGGGATATTTGCAACAGGGGCGAGTGTTTGAAAATAAGATTGTCTTGATTGGACCGACAGCGCCCTTTTTTAAAGACGAACATCGCACGCCATTTTCTCAAACCGCCTTACACCCTGCACCCATGACGGGGATTGAAATTCATGCTAACTCAGTCGCGACGCTATTAGAAGGGCGATCGCTCCGACCGC
Encoded here:
- a CDS encoding CHASE2 domain-containing protein: MHNFWRVQSWFSAKGASTRSPLPWIHLTPLQVGVLLTGVWAILGAIATIQDRPVQLLERNLQLVFFQLRGPVAPPEEMIILAIDRESLARGEQVDPQAEPELAPLQTWPWERQVYATIIDRLMQAGAKAVALDLVFDLPSSYGPEDDRALQAILQKYPGKVAIAALYEDTITPEGQLTQLLKPLPEFATPTTPVGFINYIPATDNRIRALARTYKQQLSNLVGVETLPSFAEATLSAAGVAYPEPRGTEIYFYGPNQTFPTIPIVRVLETDNWEGYLQQGRVFENKIVLIGPTAPFFKDEHRTPFSQTALHPAPMTGIEIHANSVATLLEGRSLRPLFADSWGRGIFVFILVVAASSLVRLVPQRPLWQLLSGFGVAIAWAGCSYLLLTYAGLILPAAIPMGAIALSSVSYFTAIAIGDRLEKQKVRHALERYVAAPIVNEILKQPQQYQALLKGRRIQAAVLFSDIRDFTTLSTQLEPEELVEQLNTYLEAMVEAILSAGGTVDKFIGDAIMAEFGSPVSQGPQQDALNAVKAALGMRQNLMRLRELWQQQGKKQLFNGIGINYGELIAGDIGSLRRREYAVIGDTVNVASRVEGLTKNFGTDILITEPLYQLVADEVEAIDLGEQWVKGRATAVRIYSVVALKGQDTHLYQQVREDFHEYYYPTEI
- a CDS encoding FecR domain-containing protein, whose amino-acid sequence is MLDRWRFSHVQKRFLRFGQRLIIAWGFVMLLGLPLLAQSTSVTQATITQIVGNQVFIRAQPARIRDIARTGEQVRTTQARTQLTFNTGALGRLGPNSALTVGQQCFQIQQGEILVSGAANGCSSTVRAGVRGTTYYMDINEQGDTHVRVLEGEVEVSPMTQRRTQPVRLAQGQGIIVQRDGRFSPVRQMPQTSYDEILTGPLVEGFDADLPNLARLRQAYETLFPGAVFPLAPRENRQGWDTRLQMARMADFGQEATGIRLQLEVFDKPLTRYANAVYQLYARQDRQWVQVYSNRGARLIPNASGGVTLPPEDVAFSQMWLGRLGREVRLSDLELQGVVLLRYDLPNGDRDLKLELATTQFYSELPLATQF